ACTAACACCAGCAACACATCAGTCCATGTTGTGACCATTTCAGTGTGCAAAGATTGACTCCTGAGAAGCCCTAAATGGATCTGATTGGTCAAGATTGCAAGGAGTCCATGCCAAGGCCACACTGGTGACACCATCCTAGAATTTTTTGACTGGATTCATTCACTCCAACATTGTTTTCAGAGTAAGAAGGGTTTTTCCCAGTTGAATCCATGAGATGGTAGCCGCCAAACAGAACCGAGACACTAATGCCAGTGACTTCAGAGTGAGGGGAGGTGGAAGAGAAGGACTTCCTGGTACATATGGTTTTCCATCTTTCATTTGGATGCACTCCTCATGTCCAACTCTGCCTCCTGCAGCTGCATCCATTCCTGAAGAACATCCGGTTTACCAACAGCGCTGGGGACCACATCTCCCTGGATGAGAAGAGCAGCCAGATGGCCCAGTATGACATCCACAACGCTGTGAATTTCCCTGCTGGTCTTGGGCTGCTGGTTAAAGTAGGAGAGTTTGTCCCCAGGAGTCCACTTGGTCAAGGCTTGGTCATCAGTGAGGAGATGATAGAATGGCCTATTGGATTCACAGAGGTACGATCCCAGTTCAGTGTTGGGTACATGGGAGGGATCTGGATGGGGCCCTGAGATGAGCCTGACCGTGACCTTTAACCTGGCACTAAACTCACCCCTGCCATCTGTACTTGTAGTATGTTTCTTCCATTTGCATATTTTAAGCTGAGCTCTATACAAAGAGCAAGTTTATAGAAGCCAccacttttttagtttttgtaattAGTTCAAACAGCAAATGAGAGAATGAAATGAACAAAGTTAATGAATGGAGATAAAGGGGTAACAATGGAGatgaataaataccaaaaatgTCCCTCCACAGATCCTTAAACCCTTTATTAAATATGGCCTGGATCTTCATTAAGCTTTTATGCCCTCTGAATATGAGTGAACTGTGGACTCACATCCTTGTAGAGACCATTCCCATCCTCCTTTGGCATTTTATACCATTCAGTCCTCAGCCTTTCTTCTACTCAACATCCCAATGTATTGGCAAGATTTTATGTCATGTTTTGGCCTTGAGATGATCCCACCCAGTGTTCCAGGAGACTGAAGTAACAATCATGACGCACTGTTCATTGGTACCAGTGGTGCCcagctgggtggggtggtgcatgcacataatcccagttacttgggaagcagaggcagaaggatcacaagttcaagaccagtgtGAGCAACTCTTCAAGACaccatttcaaaatataaaaataaaaatggcctaGGAATATAACATCATTGTATTTCAGTTGCCTAGAATTCACAAGACCCTGGCTTCGATCCCCCATACtgcaaccaaccaaccaacaatcTACGCCAGGATGATGATGCCCACAGCAGAATAGACACAAGCCATGGTGTTAATGCACCCTCATCACTTCTCTCTTGACCTTGCTCCTTTCAGCAGCTACTGTCAACAGTGCTCCTACTTTGCTTTATGGGTTCATTCTTAGCATTCAttatagtgggattcattatgccgtATTCATCCATGGCCACAGCATAGTTCCTCAGTCTCCTTCCCCAGTGCATCCCTTCCCCCCTCCCGATTCCTTGTCCcttgctctactctactggtttccATTCTCTTGACatagtcatttattattattttaattaatgcattcTACTTCCGCATGAATGACGGGTTCATTTGGGGCGTATTCACACATGGACAGAGCAGACTGACAGAATTCATTCCCAATACTTCCCGTGCCCACTGCCGCTCCTTCCTGCCCATCCCCCTTCTATTCTCTGtaggtctcccttctatttttgtaagttgctatttttattctccccacctcccagcctctctccacacatgaaataaaaatttcaacccttgactttgactctggcttatttcacttagcatgatgttctccagttccagcCATTTACCAACAAATAACGTAATTTCACTCAAcattatgactgagtaaaactccatcaTGTATATCTACCACACTTGTTATCCTTGTGTCTGTTaatgggcacctgggctgattTCATAATCAGCTATGgtaaattatgctgctataaccTGGAATAGGTGAGTCAAACAGTAGTTACATCTGGGTTTTGCGGAATCTGTAATAGTACTAATTGTCAACTTCCCCCACAGTGCATACATggaccttttcctccacattcttgccagtaATTAATGTTGTGTGTGTTCTAGATGACTCCCAGTCTAACTGAAGTGAGAAGAAATCCCAGTgtagttttggtttcatttttccaACCAAGAATGAAGGTATGGTAAAAATGCCATCAGGCGTAGAAACTCTTGGAATCATCAGCACATAGAACCTTGCATCCCAGAGCTCTGGGGGAAGAAGTTAAATACAAAGAGGGaaaaggctgggggtgcagctggTGATGCAGGAAAGAAAATGACCAGGAACCTGGAGAATATTTAGTAAAACAAAGTCAAGGTAGCACAGGTATCCAGGTCAAGAAGCCGAGGCCATGTCAACACGGTGGGAGCTGGTGGACGCTGTGGTGAGGACTTCCTGCCAACATCAAGGATCTCTTAGGAGACACATGGACACCTTTGAAGCTGCAGGTAATCTGCAGAATTGTGACAGGTGCTCTTTTCCCTCAGACTCCTCGATCTGTGTGCAGCCAGAGCTGTCGCCCGGGATTCAGGAAGATCCCCCAGGAAGGAAGGCCCGTCTGCTGCTTTGCTTGTGTGTTTTGCCCAGAGGGACACATTTCCAATCAGACAGGTAGGTGATGCGGGAGGAGCCCATGGTCACTCTGCCTCCTGACCAGTCCTAAGTGAGGACACCAAGGCTGTTGGCCTCACAGTGGGGCCACAGCGCACCCTAGTCTCCATCTTCCCGCTCACTCACTCTTTCACTCTTTCCATCACTGTTGCCACCCGGTTAGGTGTCAGCTCTGTCAGCAGGGCTTTTCCTGTTAGGCACCCTGTGGTGTTGGTCCAGTGGTCACAGTCCTTGACCATCAGTGCAGGTGAGACCGTGTCCATCTGAGATTTCCCAGCGCACCAGGCAAAGTCTGTCCATGCGTGTAAGATGTCAAATGCACAGAGCTCCCTGGGGGTGCACGGAGGCCTTGAAACCAACACTTTGGCATACCAAATGATAAGTATATAAATCAtcataaaaaaattctattctgtTTTGTGCCACGTCATGAACTCTGAACAGTTTTGTGCCAAACACAcatactaaatataaatataactataatgtCAGATTATATAACATAgaacaagaaaaggaagaagtgaaaataTAAAGTCACAGCATCCTAACAAGACACGATCTGGGATCCCTGAAAATAAGTTCTGTACGCATCTCCAATTTCAGGAATTTTAtgtctaaattaaatatattcctggaaaatagaaaacatagcattactcattcaaaaatatttccgTTTTTCAAGATATCAATAATACACATTATAATGACTTGAGCCCCCATAAATACTGTTCAATTGCCATCATCTTAACAATAagaatcattttatttcaatCACATGGCAAAGTCAATAGTTGTCTTCAGGTAAAAGTTAGCTAACAAAATCtcacattgaatttttttttaaataccaaataagtgtgtaaaataagaaagagaaataaaggcaCACAGGCTCGGCACCCATTATGCAACATACACACACTTGTGTGTGCCAAGTCCTCTCTGAGACAGATGCCAGGAGCCCTGTTCACTGTGACGAGGAAGGAGAATCTCAAGGAATATGAGAAACAGTCACTATTGATTAGTTTGGAATTCTGTATTATTGCATGAGCACTTCTTATGAAACCTAAATAAGACTGTTAAGAGCAGGGAAACTGCCGGCTGGTTCTATCATAAAACAGATCGAAGCACAGACAGGGCCATTCGTGAGCCCACGGCAGAGGCTGTATCCTTGCTGTGAGAATAGGTGTGAGCCGTGGCAGGGGGAGCACAGGGCACCCAGGACAAGATGCCCATGACTCGCCACCCACACTGTCTGTTTTAAATGAACAGAAAGGTTTAAAGATATGCCCTGTTCTTCAGTAACCACATTACCAtatcaattaatataaaaataatcacataGCAGCCATATATTCCcattcaaaattcaaatatttcaatcACTCTCTTCTCAGTACTTATATGGAAAATTAGAACCAAAATATTCACAGGAAATTATCATTtccaataagaaaaaattttgaacTATCACCAGAAATTATGGTAGTGACAAAGGTAGAATGTACCAGAAGGGCTGCATCACTGACTTCTCCATTGGGTGTAACCAGGAGAGCTTTCTTAGGGGAATAGTAAATGTCATAAGTGTGTCAACCCGGGGCTCAACAGGAGCAAGACTGTGGGCAGGCAGAGAGAGGGCGGAAGAGCCAGGTCCTTGGGGACACTACGCAGCCCAGGAGGGCTACCTCAGCCCACAACTTCTGAGGATCCCATTGGAGTGGGTGTGGTCTTCTCCTGGAGTCAGGAAGAGAGGAAATTCTCTACGTATCTCAGGACTATGTCAGGCAGCTGTTCTCACAGTGATAGTGCAAAAACAACCATTTCCTTTAATTTAAAAGTGAGGATTTtgtgaaaaagaaacaatgaaccTGTGCTTTGTCCCCAGATGCAGAGCGGTGTGTCCAGTGCCCTGCACACGAGCACCCTAACAGTGAGAGGACTCACTGCATCCCCAAGGTGGTGACCTTCCTGGCTTATGAAGACCCCTTGGGCATGGCTCTGGCCTGCACGGCTCTCTGCTTCTCTGCACTCACAGCTGCTGTCCTTGGGGTCTTTGTGAAGCACAGAGACACCCCCATAGTCAAGGCCAACAACAGGGCTCTCAGCTACATCCTGCTCATCTCCCTCACCTTCTGttttctctgctctctgctcttcATTGGCCGTCCCAGCACAGCCACCTGCATCCTGCAGGAGACCACATTTGGACTGGTGTTCACTGTGGCCGTTTCCACAGTCCTGGCCAAAACTGTCACTGTGATTCTGGCCTTCAAGGTCACTGCCCCAGGGAGAAGGATGAGGCGGTGGCTGGTGTCAGGGGCACCTAACTTCATCATTCCCAGCTGCTCCCTCATCCAGCTGACTCTCTGTGGAGTCTGGCTGGGGACCTCTCCTCCCTTtgtggacacagacacacactctgACCATGGCCGCATCATCATCACGTGCAACAAGGGCTCAGTCACTGCCTTCTACTGTGCCCTGGGATACCTGGGCTCCCTGGCCCTGGGGACCTTCACGGTGGCCTTCCTGGCCAGGAACCTGCCTGACACCTTCAATGAAGCCAAGTTCCTGACCTTCAGCATGCTGGTGTTCTGCAGTGTCTGGCTCACCTTCCTCCCTGTGTACCACAGCACCAAGGGCAAGGTCATGGTGGCCGTGGAGGTCTTCTCCATCCTGGCCTCCAGCGCAGGGCTCCTGGGCTGCATCTTTGTCCCCAAGTGCTATGTTGTTTTATTAAGGCCACATAGGAGCTCTCTATGTGGGTCCAGAGAGAAAATTCATTGTGGGAGTAACAAGCCTTCTTGAATATTAACTCACATTTGCTAACGTTAACAAGCGTCCTTGAGAAAATTCTACTCAAATCTAAGAGTCTGATTTTAAGTTACAATGTGGGATTTCCTTCAAAGTCAAGAGACTCTCTCCTAATGCTATAGTCACTATGAAATACAGCCGtcaacttttcaatttttaatctaacagcattttttcatttcctccaatTCTTCTCTTACTGCTTAATCGTGTGTAGTATTCACCTGGGTGTAGTATTCACCTTTACGTGTCTCCCACTTGGATTTTTTATATATTGTCTTGATTTGCATCATTGATATCCATAAAAATCCCTTTTCTTCATCTAGCCATAATTACCCAATGATTCAAGAGCATTTATAAAGCCTTCTTTCAGTCTTTCGGTAATTTGAAATGTTCCTTTTTAATACACCAAATTCCTATATGAATATCACCGTGTTTTGGGACCCCTTGATATGTTACATTAATTTAACTCAGGTTTTGTTCATAGAGAAACCATACTATTGCTAATCAAACTAAATTTGGCCCTAGGGGACCTCCATACAGAGTACTTATCATGATAAACTGCAACCTAGCTTAGTAGTCAGCCTAAGGAAGAGTGTACTGCTTTGTAGTAATTGGCTGAGCAGCAGCCAATCACAGCAGCCAAGCCCTTGGGGGGTCACTATTCAAACTTCACTGAAAAAAGGCAAATGCGTATACTGATATATCTGATTGTTTTGTACAGGAATTTATGATatggaaagatttgttttgataGATGTCTAAATGTACACTGCATTTACCTTGCGTCTAATCTGCCCCTAGAAGCCCACCTTCCCTCACCTTTTGTTAATTGGTGGGTGGGCCTCCACGGCCAAGCACTTACTGGAGTTAGACCTTAGGTCTGTCTTCCAGCCATTCCTCCAGGATTTCTTACCCTCTTACctcttaccctatatctaaccattTCCTCATGCTTTCATTGCTTTCTGTGACACCCTCATGTTGCAAAAACATAAAGGCCCTTACAAAGTGCACCTTTTCTCCTGTTCATCCGTCATTTTTAGTTGATTTCTCAGGCCCCCGCCTAGGACACGGGATGGAGGGAAACTTGTTTTCTCCTGTAAATACAAGCGTGAACATAGTAGCCCAGGGTCTGTCTTTGAGAAACCTGTGGACGCACAACAATTTGATTTCAGGTGGGCGTTGAAGGAAAACATAGCGTGCAGTATTAGAAGTTTCCTTCTGTTCTCTCCAAGGTGGTTTTTGCAGCTGAGGGGGAAGAGTCTCCCTGTGGTGGGAGAATCACACCAGCGACTTAATTATGAGTTTAGAAAATTGGGTCCTAGGAGCAGGAAGGGCCAGGGTGAAGAGGTAGAAAGAAGAGCATCAGGGCTGCGGATACGGCTCAGTTGGTAGATGgcttgcctcgtatgcacaaggcctggggttcaatccccagcaccacaaaaaaaaaaaaaagaaagaaagaaagaaaagaaaagcatcacCAGCAGGAGAACATCCtaagcaaaggccctgaggctgggCTCAGCTTTGAAGTGTGTGTGAGGAAGGCAGAGTGGCTGGAACCTACGGAGGGGAGAGAGGATATGAGAAGAGGTAAGTGGGGCACAGATTTACCCATCATtgtgaattttattctaaaagcaAAGGAAGTCATCGGCAAATTGACAACAGAGAGAGTGGAAGTGGTTCTCAAAAATGGCCTCACTCACTGTATTTGGGTTTTAATGGacttgggcaaaaaaaaaaaaaaaaaatatttgacataaaaTCTCTCTTGAATGAAACCTGATGGCTTTTAGTTTAAAGATTACTAAAACAGGCAATACTGAAGATTAATTTCAGTAGCATGGTAAATACTATAGATGGGGTGGACATCAGTTGCTCTGGTTGGGATGCGGTTCTTCTCCCAAGGGTTCGTGTCTTGGAGGCGTGGTTctcagtgtggcagtgttgagaTGGTGGGACCTCAGGAGGTGGGACCCAGTGGGAGTTTATCACTGGCCCTCCCCTCACTCTGGCCTCCTGTCCTACCATGTGGTCTCTGTCTCTCCCATGCATTCCCACCACTGTGATGGCATCCACCATGAGATGATGTAGCCAAGGGGACCTAGCCAGAGCCAGTGCAATGCTGGTTGGACTTTCACACTCCAGAACTGTTAggtaaataaacctcttttctttataagtacccagtttcaggtatttcattatagtaacagaaaactgactgaaACATCAgtggatatatatccaaagaatgAGTATAACTAGCTGGATATGCTCAGTAAATGTTCAAAGAATAAGAAACTAGAGAGGCAATAACAACAGAACTGAGTCAAGTCCTCAGAGACATGGTACGTGGGAGcaagtatattttaaagacaaGGGAGGATGGAAAGCACTTGATTTCAGCAGGAGGCTACAAAGACTGAGCAACCCAGAGTCAGTCTTGTAAAATTATGAAGACAGAAATGACAGGGgcacagtggtagaatgcttctgAGTGATGATCTTTACCTGGTTTGGTCAAGTTGCTGACATAAACACTCTTACCTGTCTTTTGCAAGGTGATACCTGTGTTTTCAACTCTTTAGATTGTCAAGAGAAGAGTACTTGCTTGAAATTTTACCAAAGAACTCTTTTCTTGgatttttgatgaaaataatAGCTGTAGAAAAATGAgtctggcttttaaaaaaaatgcaagtgaGGACTTTGAAATAAGAAACGCAAAGATATACATATTCGGGTTGTCAAACATGTCATGAACTAAAATTCTTGACATTAAGAACTATATGCCCctaatatataactaattagaataaataaaataaaaatttttaaaagaactttatgACCCAATGTGCATGTTAAGTCTTCTATTTTAGGGGAGAAGAGTCAGGGTATAGTGAGTTATTACAAAGATTTTTCTGAATGGGgttaaaaatttcatgaaaaaaaacaGTGTTCACATATTAATTATTGTCACCAGCCAGTCTCCCAGAGTGACCCAATAGCTTAGTCATCCTCTCTAAATAACTATTGAAATAACTAACCAAAAATGTCACATAAAGCCATATCCATTGCTTACTGCAGGTCTTCTCCACGTTGGATGGTATGAGCCATCAGGGAGATAGGTTGCTTTACAAAAGGGAAGTACACTGTGCCCTTGTGGTGAGCAGAACGACCCCCTCAAGTAATGTGCGTGTCCTAGACCCAGGAACTTAGGAATACGGTACCTTCCTTCTGATTCCGTGGCCCCTCAGGAAGCCACTGGGCCCTCTCACAGCCTGGCCTACAGTAATCATCAAATATGGAGAAAGGGGAACTGTCCTGAGAACGTCAGCCTCCTTTCTGTCCGTCCCTCTGCTGATGCGCTGAGGGAGTGAGTGGGGACCCCCATCTGGTCCACACTGCAGGTCGTGCGCTAAGAGGTTGCAAAAGTGGATCGCTGGGGCGGGAACTGTGTagatagagagagacagaaacGAGAGGAACGGGAAGGCAGGTGGCCTGTGGAGGAGGGtgacagagggcagagggcacgTGGAGGAGATCAGCCTTGCCAATGACCAGCGGCCAGGCCCAAGGAGGGGGCGAGAGGACTGGATGGTTCACATCACCTGCCACCAGGAGACAGTGGCCAGGTCTCCTGCAGGACACTGATGGCGGGAAAACCCCGGGCAGCGACCAACCCTAATAGTTCCATTATGGGCACAACAGGGGAGAGACCCAGCCACCAGGAGCGACCCAGAAGGAAAAGGcgggaaagggctgggaatgtcaGCGAGACGGAATCACCAGCCTGTCCTCTCCCGGGGGTGGTTTGTCCCTCCTGCGGGATTCGCGGCCTTTCTTTGCAATGACAGGTGAACTGCTCAGAGCCAGAATAGACGTGGGGGGAAACGATCATGAAGGACCCTTGGCAAGGTCGTGGTGAAGACGCAGCTGTTGAAGAAGGCAGTCGCCATCGGTGTAAGGGGGACAGACGAACGTGTCCCTGAACGAGCTCCCCCGATGGGACCTTCACAACTCGTGGAATTGTATCTTTCATATTAGGCGAAGTTCACACAGAAAATTCAGCCCTTGTAGCTGCACAGCTCGTGGGTGTCAAGCACACTGGCAGGTGTGGCCATCACCGCACCTGTCCCCAGAGCCTTCTCCTCTCCCCGCTCTGTCGTCATTAAAcaccaaccccccacccccaccctctgcACCCTGCGTCTCTCTGAATCTTCTCACTTTTGATGTTTCAAAGGCTCATGATTTGAAGGTTGAGCCTCATTGCTGGTGGCTCCTAGTGAATCATTCCCTCCACGAAGGACGGTTCTCATGGGTGTGtgtaaatttgtatttaaaaacgTTCAGAAACTTGCAGCTGGAAGTGTGGCTCAGCAGCTTTTCCTGTGATGGACCCGACGTGAAGGTGGTTGGCTGGGTTCTCGGGGGCCACTGCTCAGCCCCATGGCTACGGGACGAAAGCAGCCATAGGCAACGGGCATGGCCGTGAGCTTCATGTGGGCCCTGAAATTTAAGTTTAAATGCCACTCACGCcttactaaatatttttcttgtgaaGTTGTTTCCTATGATGAGGTCTCAGCCTCCTACTGCACTGGGAGGGCACCCCAGCTCACGATAAGCTGTCACGTGTTTTATGCACAACTGGAGCAGTGGAGTTTGCAGGCTCCAACAGAGGGATGGTTAGGAGACGGAAACGCTAATGACCCCGACTTGGTCAGCACATATCACATACGTGTGTGGAAATATCACACTCAAGTATGTACGGTCTTACATATTAACCAACTTTATAACGTTTAAGGGGGTGGAATGCTGTTACTCTGAACTTATCGTCACACATTGCATACATGTGTAAAAGGTATCGACTGTACCTCAGGAGCACATGCTGTTAAAATGACaatcaaaaaaatcataaagccaggcatggtggtatgcACCTGTCATCCAGCTACTCAGCTGGGTCAGGTGGGTCACTGGAGCCCAGGGATTAGAGACCAGCCAGGGAAACACGGCAAGATCccatctcagaaaataaaatcacaaatgcaAACCACTCTGACTGCAAGGGCTCTAGAAAAACAGACAGTCGACTGCAGTTTACTAGCTCTGGATCTAAAGGAAtccaaagaaaacaggagaaatctCTATGTAAAGGTAACACAGAGGTGGCTGTCACACTGTCACCTGCTGTAGGAGATGTGTCCTTCTCCCTCCTGGTTTCTGTCAGCACCTGGGGTAGGTGCAGGTGCTCAGTAACTGCCGTGGTTCAGACAAGGGTCTCCCAAGGCCCACAGATGGAGGGTGGTCACCAGCCTGAGGAGCTCTGGGAGTTGGTGGGGCCTCCAGGGGCCTGGGGGAGAAGTTAGGTCCTGGGGACATTGGGACTCTGCcactcctttcctctcccttctacTCCTTGGCCACCACAAGGTGAGCAGCACCCCCCACCACCTGCTCTTGCCAAGATGGGAGCCTCATCACAGGTCCAAAAGCCACAGGGCCAACGGAACCTGGACCAAGACCTCCCGAACCAGAGGTTGagcaaacctttcctctttacgCTTATTTATTACCACAAAGGAAAGGCAGCCACCAGGAGCATTAACCCTCTCCATCCACCTGTCCCCACCCCTACTCCCCTCCACACACATGTGCAGGTTCTTGGACCTGGAAAATCCATGTTGCAGATCCCATGTGGGATAAATTCCTATACATACAACTTATGTTTGAGCTTTTAACCATCCAAGCCCTTTTTCTCTCAAAATCCCTAGGATTATCAAATTAAAGGTGAAATTCATCTGAGGGTAAAAACGTAAAGTGCTAACATTCGTATAAATATGGCCAATTTATGCAGTCAAATAAAAGGCACTAGAAGACCACCACCAAGTGTCCCCTGGAGAGCAAACCAACCCCCATTGAGGACCCTGCTTTAACTGTTATTCCTGTTCCCAGAGAAATTAAACATTGTgtctagaaataaagaaaagtggtAAAAGTATTGTACCTGCCTATTTCAACACGCACTTAGAAATCCAGATCTGCCGCTCTGGTGGAATAAAATGTAAGTTTCCttgaaccaaaacaaaacaaaaaaagcctttTAAGACTCACCACACAGGAAAAACTCAATTCTCTTATCCACAGCTCTGACAACAGGCAGGAAACTGTACAATCTTATTTGCTACTTTGCTAAGACCCTCAGGGTTTCCAGAGGACAGAATTTCCACAGTTGGGCCCAGTGTCTGGCTCACACACTGTAAGAAACACACAATTCCACAGGGTGTCACCCACTCATTGTTCCCCTCGCAGAACCTTCTGGTCCCCTCATTGCACACGGCGCCCAAAGCTAAAGGCCAGGCAAGTGGATAGAACATTGCTAACTTTGAGACGCTGTAACCAAACCAgcagccacaacaccagccctacgtgcttaataaaactttaataaGTAAACTGCAGCCAAGCCACAGAACCAGACCTGGAATCCCAACCTGGCGAGCACGTGGGGGGCGGGTACGAGCCATGGTTGAGCAGGGACACTTCAGGTCTAGATGAGATCTGCCGGGGGGGCAGTTGCCATTCCCCCCTTCGCATTGTCTTGGTGACACTCAGAAATTACCTTGAAATGGTCTCCTAACActggcctgcccagccctgcctgttGG
This genomic interval from Marmota flaviventris isolate mMarFla1 chromosome 1, mMarFla1.hap1, whole genome shotgun sequence contains the following:
- the LOC114105928 gene encoding vomeronasal type-2 receptor 116-like, giving the protein SSSVFSWFWKNYQYVLAFYFAIEEINKDSHLLPNLTLGFHVYNAFSSDQFTLWSTLLWLSGKMQTLPNYNCQTQSKSAAIIAGTMSAFSAEIGTLLELYRTPQVTYGPFDPMLSDKDQFPSLYQMAPKDSSLAHAMVSLLLHFGWTWVALFLSDDLKGEQFLRDLKAEMVKNGICVALTEKLPVTKIMYGTGDITFMSRIRVSSANVHILHGEAGSLVTVDMAADFFLTTGKVWIMAAKQEIVLHEMNHMLHSFHGGFSFSPHKGEIPGFRHFLQTVTPSRYPEDFYFTKLWLHLFHCSPAGSLCGQIYNCPPNASFEFVSGVIDMMTLTDSSYFIYNAVYAVAHVLHNMLVQKTEMGSLEDQLRLHPWQLHPFLKNIRFTNSAGDHISLDEKSSQMAQYDIHNAVNFPAGLGLLVKVGEFVPRSPLGQGLVISEEMIEWPIGFTETPRSVCSQSCRPGFRKIPQEGRPVCCFACVFCPEGHISNQTDAERCVQCPAHEHPNSERTHCIPKVVTFLAYEDPLGMALACTALCFSALTAAVLGVFVKHRDTPIVKANNRALSYILLISLTFCFLCSLLFIGRPSTATCILQETTFGLVFTVAVSTVLAKTVTVILAFKVTAPGRRMRRWLVSGAPNFIIPSCSLIQLTLCGVWLGTSPPFVDTDTHSDHGRIIITCNKGSVTAFYCALGYLGSLALGTFTVAFLARNLPDTFNEAKFLTFSMLVFCSVWLTFLPVYHSTKGKVMVAVEVFSILASSAGLLGCIFVPKCYVVLLRPHSNFTEKRQMRILIYLIVLYRNL